CATTTCAACGAAATATTAATACATTATTCACATTAACAAAACCTGAACAGCCTCATTTCGCTCCACTTACAATAGTTAAGAGACCGGATACGAGAGAACTGATTAGATCTTTACCAGCCCTCGCGCAGACGATGGTGTTCAGCGCTCCAGCCACGGCAGGGCCGTGGTCAGCGGTCATCATTAAACACATTTCAAAGAAGTCACAGTACATAGGCGGCAAGAGCTGCTTGAACCACAGCAGAGAGATCACGCCGCCGATCCCCAACTTCTGTTGGAGGACCTCCGATATGGGCATTCCAGCGTACAGTAATTCGTGACCACGCTCGTCGCTTATGGTAGTTATGAACGACGATGGTTTCCGTATTAGACCCAGCTCCTGCAAAATTCAAACGATCGTACTGCCTGCAAGGTTGATACGATATTACATGAAGGGATTAACGGCGTTACCCTGGCCCAGCTGTAATCCATGGGGACGTTTGGCGGTGGTACTTCGGATTTTGGAACGATGGTGCCGCCCTCCACGAGCTTCTCATAAATGGTCTTTATTTGGTCGTCAAAACTGTCGAAGGTGTCGGGAACGTAAGCACCGGCAGCCTTCAAGGCAGTGTTTTTGGCCGCTGCTGTCTCCAAGTTACTATGGGCGATTGATCCAGCGTGGCCAAATTGCACCTCGGAATTGAACATGCTCGCGCAAGTCCCGATGCACCAGGCAATCAACGGCTTCGTGATCTTCTTCGACTTCAACGCCTCGTACACTTCGTACTCCTCCACGCCGCCAACCTCGCCAAGGAGGACGATCAGCTTCACTTCCGGATTGTCCTGGTAACGCATTATGTGGTTCATGAACGTGGTTCCCGGGTAACGGTCCCCTCCGATCGCCACGCCTTCCAACACGCCGTTGGACGCTTTCGAAACGATATTGTTCAACTCGTTGGACATACCGCCAGAACGGGAGACATACGCGACGCTGGAAATGATATTTTGTTGGTACGGTGCTTGAATATTTCTTAGCCGAATAAGATCAATTCCTTGCTTTTACCTGCCGGGCCTATAGAGTTTACTGTGAAGAATGTTATCCATCATCCCGCCTGTGTTGCCGATCTTGAAGCAGCCTGGTTTAACGCCGCCGACGGTAGCCGGGCCGATGATCGTCACGCCTTTCTGCTCCGCCATTAGGATCAACTTCCTCGTCATGTTTTCGGGTATGCCTTCGGCGATGATGGCGATCGTTCGGATCTGTGGGAACTGCATCGCCTCGATTGCGCTGTCGTAGGCGGATCTCAGGGAGGCGAACGTCACCACAACGTCCACGTCCGGGTGTTTCGTCATGGCGTCTTTCGTGTGTTTGTATGCTGGGATTAGAATCTATTACGAGGCGGAGAAAGTTTTGATACGAGGTCGATGGGCTTCGTTCAGCAGAACGATTCTGCGAACGTACTTCTTTACTGCCCCACAGGAACTTCCGTTTATGGTCAGCGGTGAAGGGGTACACGATAGCGGCTACCGATGGCTCGGATCTACGACAAACGTAGTCGAAGTCCAGCATACTTTGTACGGCCTTGATTTGCATACCCCAGATGATGGCCTTGGTTTTATGGCCGAAAAGCTGCTCCTTCACTGATCCGTCGATGGAGTCGCTTGTTTTCAATGCGGGTTGCTTGGTGGACGAGGAACTGGTACTTTTTGGAGAGGTCGCGGAGCTCACGCCTAGGCCAGATGGCTGTAGCAAGGTAGATGTGGAAAATTCTTGAGCTTCGGGGTCGGGAATTGGCTTTTTGCCCAGCGCCATCGAGCATATTGCCGTCATGTGAGTCTCTGGGCCGAACACGTAAAGGGGGATGCCAAGACTTTTACCAACCTCGCGCATAATTCTGGAATTAGAAATACAGAGGCAGGTTTCGTTGAATTTACCGTATTTGTGACAGTTGAATTATAGTTCTGTTGAACATCTGCGTACCTTAAACCCTCCTGATAGTTCGGTCCTGCTCTTCTCACAAATATCTGTATATTGAACTCTACAAGTTTCGGCTGGAACTCTTGCAGCGCTTTTACAATACCCTTAAAAGTCGCGGCTACATTTGTGAAATTCGCGATACCTCCACCGATAATCAATATCTTCCCTTCCTTCCGTTTCTCTTTTGTCATTAGGCTCAGTATAGTTTTCGCGTAGTCGTAGGTCTGCTGTTCACTGGGGGCGCCGGAGTACTCGCCGTAGTTGGCCAGCTCGCTCGCAGCACCCAGATCGCAGATCGTGTCAGAGTATATCACGGACGCACCTGAGCAGAGAAACATTAGAATGAGAAACCCGCGTGCGCGTGATTCGCTCTGCTGAAGTAATGGAAACGACTTGACAATCACAGTTGGGTTAGAATGAACCAGATTAATCACGTAAATGTTACTGCTGTGCGCTTCTACTGACCACCGCCAGCAACCATTGTCCATATCCGACCTACTGGATTCAGAATAGTCAATTTCAAGCTGGCCCCGGTCTTAGAATCCAAGTCAGCGATATAGGCCTCTTCTGGGTAGGCGTCCCTTCCGAACGGTGGTGGGAATTCAATTTCCCCCCAGTCTGGTTTACATACGAAGTCAGCAGTCGAGTCCAACTTAGCAGCAAGATCGAGCAGATAAATCCCATCGTCTTTCACTACCAGCGGATTTATCTCCAGGTAtgtgaaatataaattaacGTAGAGCTCGTACAAGGACTCTACAAACGTGGCAATCATTCTGGAACGAAGAGGAGCGATCATATTATCCGGATCAAAAAAGAATCTTTCAAACCAAGGAACAACTCGTTCCAATATACACTTACTCTTTCTTCTCACCCGCCACATTGACTAATAACTTCTCTATCAGCGTGGACTTAGCTGGAGCCTCCTCCCCTACAGGTACTTCCAATTTCAATGCTTTTGCATCAACATCTCCCACATCGACACCCCCTTCGTGATGGAATAAGATGGTGTCAGCTTTCCGATGAGAATAGATACAAACATAAGCTTCCTCTTCCTATAAGCGAGAGTATCATTAATTcacatgttttattcatttccTATAAGAGCAAGATATGTCTACCTGCTTGTGAGGGACAAACGGTTCGATAATAAAAGACCTCAGCTTTCCCGTCGTCTGTTCAACTTTCTGATCTTTATTCATTCTCTCAGCCACCCACTGTTTCACCGTGTCCAGATTCACCTCCATTTTTATCAGGCCAAGTTTCCCACGTCGCTTAATCAATTGATCTGGCTTCACAACTAACTTCTCCGTCTGGAGCCATGGATTCTCATTTTCTACGTCCGTCCAATTCGTCTGGTCTGTGATCATCACGTAACGGCATTTCGCCGCACTTGTGCCAGTAGGAAGTTTACGGTTAATAAGATCCTTTCCGGTAGCTTCGAGAATCGCCTTTGCGGACATTTTGCAGCGATTTCTAGAAGCAGTTACACAAATGTCATTGGATATAAACATTATCTACAGTAGAAAGGACAAGAATTTCAAGGTAAGCGATAAATTCAGaactacactcctcacattaattaaaggaacaccTCTAGGAACCCGGAAAAATAGGGGcgagttcacatggtcataactctgGCTTCTAACAAGCGAAGGAATCATCTTGTAACGTTCATGAAAAAACCAatagaaacatcagtctttcctctttaaggcacatctttgactttttcgattcgattaaaatttcagtctatgatgtcctttcgaaaatatgctttaaatttgcacaaattccattttttattcaactcgctgtatctccACGAGGGATGACCGGTACATCAATGtcttaagctcattttaaaggtaacttcaaatttaaaggccacaggtaaaaaattatcgcagcgggTTCCGGAGGAACTCATGAAAATCGGgagactctccgctttaaaatgagcttaagaCAATGATGTTCTGGTCATCCCTCGCGGCgatacagcgagttgaagaaaaaatggaatttgtgcaaattttaagcatattttcgaaaggacatCATAGACCAAAATTGTAATCGAATCGAAAAAGTCAAAGATGCgccttaaagaggaaagactgatGTTGCTATAGTTTTTTTcatgaacgttctacgatgattccaTCGCTTGTTAGAAGCcagagttatgaccatgtgaactcgCCCCTATTTTCaggttcctagaggtgatcctttaattaatgtgaggagtgtattaaACAATAGCTATCAAAACCTtgagaaaaacattgaaaacagacggtttaaagttaaaaaattttaggtaTCCCTTTGATAAGGGTTTAAAAACACGCACGTGAAAGACGAGGGAGACATGAACGGAGTACGTTCCTCCAACGTAAACCGAATGGTTCCAAGTAAAAGTTGGTCGACCGCATTCCACCGACGAACCGACA
Above is a genomic segment from Andrena cerasifolii isolate SP2316 chromosome 12, iyAndCera1_principal, whole genome shotgun sequence containing:
- the LOC143375406 gene encoding ATP-citrate synthase-like, with product MSVRRWNAVDQLLLGTIRFTLEERTPFMSPSSFTNRCKMSAKAILEATGKDLINRKLPTGTSAAKCRYVMITDQTNWTDVENENPWLQTEKLVVKPDQLIKRRGKLGLIKMEVNLDTVKQWVAERMNKDQKVEQTTGKLRSFIIEPFVPHKQEEEAYVCIYSHRKADTILFHHEGGVDVGDVDAKALKLEVPVGEEAPAKSTLIEKLLVNVAGEKKEMIATFVESLYELYVNLYFTYLEINPLVVKDDGIYLLDLAAKLDSTADFVCKPDWGEIEFPPPFGRDAYPEEAYIADLDSKTGASLKLTILNPVGRIWTMVAGGGASVIYSDTICDLGAASELANYGEYSGAPSEQQTYDYAKTILSLMTKEKRKEGKILIIGGGIANFTNVAATFKGIVKALQEFQPKLVEFNIQIFVRRAGPNYQEGLRIMREVGKSLGIPLYVFGPETHMTAICSMALGKKPIPDPEAQEFSTSTLLQPSGLGVSSATSPKSTSSSSTKQPALKTSDSIDGSVKEQLFGHKTKAIIWGMQIKAVQSMLDFDYVCRRSEPSVAAIVYPFTADHKRKFLWGSKEILIPAYKHTKDAMTKHPDVDVVVTFASLRSAYDSAIEAMQFPQIRTIAIIAEGIPENMTRKLILMAEQKGVTIIGPATVGGVKPGCFKIGNTGGMMDNILHSKLYRPGSVAYVSRSGGMSNELNNIVSKASNGVLEGVAIGGDRYPGTTFMNHIMRYQDNPEVKLIVLLGEVGGVEEYEVYEALKSKKITKPLIAWCIGTCASMFNSEVQFGHAGSIAHSNLETAAAKNTALKAAGAYVPDTFDSFDDQIKTIYEKLVEGGTIVPKSEVPPPNVPMDYSWARELGLIRKPSSFITTISDERGHELLYAGMPISEVLQQKLGIGGVISLLWFKQLLPPMYCDFFEMCLMMTADHGPAVAGALNTIVCARAGKDLISSLVSGLLTIGDRFGGALDGAARMFSEAYDAGLDPQKFVDDTRKKEKLIMGIGHRVKSINNPDIRVKLIKEYVMENFAAKPLTKYAMEVEKITTSKKPNLILNVDSIIACAFVDMLRNSGCFTEEEAQDYIEIGAINGFFVLGRSLGFIGHFMDQKRLKQGLYRHPWDDISYVLPEQYN